A stretch of the Verrucomicrobiota bacterium genome encodes the following:
- a CDS encoding N-acetylglucosamine-6-phosphate deacetylase: MGESWPILRARRLDNRETVSISRDADHVRAIEPAPSSGDDEWWLAPVLCDLQVNGFAGVDFQRLPLESEPAVKATEALARHGCGVFLPTLVTDAWPRLLSKLGRLATLRASHEALRAAWAGWHVEGPFLSDQPGFHGAHDPAKMEDPSPEKIRELRDAAGDLPVLLTLAPERPGAIASIREAVRLGMRVSLGHTDASARQLAEARAAGASLFTHLGNAIPKELDRHDNVLWRVLDQEGFRVMMIPDSVHVSPPLFRLAHRLQGEHGIGYVTDAMSAAGAPPGRYPLGNLELEVGLDLVVREPGKSNFSGSALTPVEGVRRAAMMLRGSWQEAWERFSTLPARWMGLDLGFGPSPRADFCLVRADGDNAILEVEVFRKGRRCGGASFPDAPEPKPFRLIRPEDRGM, translated from the coding sequence ATGGGGGAATCCTGGCCCATCCTGCGAGCACGCCGACTGGACAACCGGGAAACGGTTTCGATTTCCAGGGACGCGGATCATGTTCGAGCCATCGAGCCCGCTCCTTCGTCCGGTGACGACGAATGGTGGCTGGCGCCAGTACTCTGCGATTTGCAGGTGAATGGTTTCGCGGGAGTCGATTTTCAAAGACTTCCACTCGAGTCCGAGCCGGCGGTGAAAGCCACGGAGGCCCTGGCGAGGCATGGATGTGGGGTCTTCTTGCCGACGCTGGTGACCGATGCGTGGCCGCGGCTGTTAAGCAAGCTTGGACGGCTCGCCACACTGCGAGCCTCGCACGAAGCGCTCCGCGCCGCTTGGGCTGGATGGCATGTGGAAGGGCCCTTTCTTTCGGACCAACCCGGATTCCATGGCGCGCACGATCCGGCCAAGATGGAGGATCCGAGTCCCGAGAAGATCCGTGAGTTGCGCGATGCCGCCGGGGACCTGCCGGTGCTGTTGACGCTGGCCCCCGAGCGTCCCGGGGCGATCGCCTCGATCCGGGAAGCGGTTCGGCTGGGCATGCGCGTGAGCCTCGGGCACACAGACGCTTCGGCCCGACAGCTCGCGGAGGCGCGCGCGGCTGGCGCCAGCCTGTTCACCCACCTTGGCAATGCGATTCCCAAGGAACTGGACCGGCACGACAATGTGCTTTGGCGGGTCTTGGATCAGGAGGGATTCAGAGTGATGATGATACCCGACAGTGTTCACGTTTCTCCTCCGCTCTTCAGGCTGGCTCACCGCTTGCAGGGGGAGCATGGGATCGGCTACGTGACGGACGCCATGTCGGCCGCGGGAGCGCCGCCGGGACGGTATCCATTGGGAAACCTTGAACTGGAAGTGGGGTTGGATCTCGTTGTGCGCGAACCGGGCAAATCGAATTTTTCGGGATCCGCGTTGACACCCGTCGAGGGAGTGCGGCGTGCGGCCATGATGTTGAGGGGTTCATGGCAGGAAGCCTGGGAGCGATTCTCGACCTTGCCGGCGCGGTGGATGGGATTGGATCTGGGCTTTGGCCCGAGTCCGCGGGCCGACTTTTGCCTGGTGCGGGCCGATGGCGACAATGCTATTTTGGAGGTGGAGGTTTTTCGCAAGGGCAGGCGCTGCGGAGGTGCAAGTTTTCCCGATGCTCCGGAGCCGAAACCCTTTCGATTGATTCGCCCGGAGGACCGCGGAATGTGA